In Astyanax mexicanus isolate ESR-SI-001 chromosome 5, AstMex3_surface, whole genome shotgun sequence, a single window of DNA contains:
- the zeb2b gene encoding zinc finger E-box-binding homeobox 2b isoform X1 → MRQHIMADGPRCKRRKQANPRRKNVLNYENVVETGSETEEEDKLMVSEEDVLLNGVGSPASLANHEPAAPPSPRLGHALMSKAEEEDDEMRDSGVEHVWHDSDMLRASVDGTDELKDDFDSMGPDATLQPVGNGTVKSMDCTSEFEEFFAKRKMPDSESHVVSIAEYLQRGDTAIIYPEAPEEIARLGTPEATGPEENDLPPGTPDAFAQLLTCPYCDRGYKRLTSLKEHIKYRHEKNEENFSCPLCNYTFAYRTQLERHMTTHKPGRDQHQLLNQGAGNRKFKCTECGKAFKYKHHLKEHLRIHSGEKPYECPNCKKRFSHSGSYSSHISSKKCIGLITVNGRMRNNIKSGSSPTSASSSPTNTAITQLRHKLENGKPLGLHDQSNHLNIKSEPLDFNDYKLMMASHGYGTPGPFLNGGMGGGSPLGVHNSQSPLQHLGMSIEGQILGYPPLSNNLSEVQKVLQIVDNTVCRQKMDCKPEELSKLKAYMKELGSQIEEKKQGLGSPGGPQTGLPVVSHNGATKSIIDYTLEKVNEAKACLQSLNTDSKRQISNIKREKLNHTLDLGTEEKMHENNLMFTPFSCQYCKETFPGPIPLHQHERYLCKMNEEIKAVLQPSENITPNKQGMFTEKHAHLLSSIISEKGITSPINPYKDHMSVLKAYFAMNMEPNSEELLKISIAVGLPQEFVKEWFEQRKVYQYANSRTPPLDRNSMLEVGLPTTNHTPNKDSMNARSPLSLIKPMDRITSPSIAELHNNINNCDAPLRLSKTPQFPGSKQLGEKLDHSRSNTPSPLNLSSASSKNSHSSSYTPNSFTSEDLQAEPLDLSLPKFMREPKYVLTMKSRPKLNSVPLDHNPIMSPREHLEEPLNLAYLSKKEFGSPNGNLDKSTSPMFGINPFAGKPLYTSLPPQNAFPPATFMPPVQASLPGLRPYPTLDQMGFLPHMAYTYATGAASFAEMQQRRKYQRKPGFQGELLDGTPDYLSGLDDMTDSDACLSRKKIKKTESGMYACDLCDKTFQKSSSLLRHKYEHTGKRPHQCQICKKAFKHKHHLIEHSRLHSGEKPYQCDKCGKRFSHSGSYSQHMNHRYSYCKREAEEREAAEREARDKGHLEPTELLMKRAAYLQGLSPAGYPERPEREPILRDGINGGARERTAKEVEEAGGVAYGKLGRREDEFEEDEEESENKSVDTDPDTARDEEEAAEHSMDDSSMDGKTETKSDHEDIIEDGM, encoded by the exons taTTGAACTATGAGAACGTGGTGGAGACGGGATCAGAGACAGAGGAAGAAGACAAGCTGATGGTGTCTGAGGAGGACGTCCTGCTAAACGGGGTCGGGAGCCCGGCCAGCTTGGCCAATCACGAGCCGGCAGCGCCCCCGTCGCCGAGGCTGGGACATGCGCTAATGTCGAAGGCTGAGGAAGAGGACGACGAAATGAGGGACAGCGGTGTGGAGCACGTTTGGCATGATAGTGACATGCTGAGAGCCTCAGTCGATGGTACCG ATGAACTAAAAGATGACTTTGACAGCATGGGGCCCGATGCCACTTTACAGCCAGTTGGGAACGGTACAG TAAAGAGCATGGACTGCACGTCCGAGTTCGAGGAGTTCTTCGCTAAGCGGAAGATGCCCGACAGCGAAAGTCACGTGGTCAGCATCGCCGAATACCTCCAGCGGGGCGACACGGCCATCATCTACCCCGAGGCTCCCGAGGAAATCGCCCGCCTGGGGACCCCCGAGGCCACGGGACCCGAAGAGAACG ACCTGCCACCTGGAACTCCAGATGCTTTTGCCCAACTGTTGACCTGCCCCTACTGTGACCGGGGCTACAAGCGCTTGACTTCCCTGAAGGAGCACATCAAGTACCGCCATGAGAAGAACGAGGAAAACTTCTCCTGCCCCCTGTGCAACTACACCTTTGCCTACCGCACTCAGCTGGAGAGACACATGACCACGCACAAGCCTGGACGCGATCAG CACCAACTGCTGAACCAGGGAGCTGGCAACCGCAAGTTCAAATGCACAGAATGTGGCAAGGCCTTCAAATACAAGCACCATCTGAAGGAGCACCTGCGGATCCACAGTG GTGAAAAGCCATACGAATGCCCAAACTGTAAGAAGCGCTTTTCTCACTCCGGCTCGTACAGCTCTCACATCAGTAGTAAGAAGTGCATCGGCCTGATTACGGTTAACGGCAGAATGAGGAACAATATAAAGTCTGGCTCCTCTCCGACCTCTGCTTCTTCTTCGCCCACCAACACCGCCATCACCCAGCTGAGACACAAGCTTGAGAACGGCAAGCCCCTTGGTCTGCACGACCAGTCCAACCACCTCAACATCAAATCCGAACCACTGGACTTCAATGACTACAAGCTAATGATGGCCTCTCACGGCTACGGTACACCTGGGCCTTTCCTCAATGGTGGGATGGGTGGAGGGAGCCCACTGGGTGTCCACAACTCCCAGAGTCCCCTGCAGCACTTAGGGATGAGCATTGAGGGACAGATTCTGGGGTACCCACCACTAAGCAACAACCTGAGCGAGGTGCAGAAGGTTCTCCAGATTGTCGATAACACAGTGTGTCGACAGAAGATGGACTGCAAGCCGGAAGAGCTCTCTAAGCTGAAGGCCTACATGAAGGAGCTGGGCTCCCAGATTGAGGAGAAGAAGCAGGGCCTGGGATCCCCTGGTGGCCCCCAGACAGGTCTTCCAGTCGTCAGTCACAACGGCGCCACCAAAAGCATCATCGACTACACACTAGAGAAGGTCAACGAAGCCAAAGCTTGCCTCCAAAGCTTGAATACAGACTCTAAGAGACAAATTAGCAATATCAAGAGGGAGAAGTTAAACCACACATTAGATTTAGGTACGGAGGAAAAGATGCACGAGAACAACCTTATGTTTACACCCTTTTCTTGCCAGTATTGCAAAGAAACCTTCCCAGGTCCCATTCCCTTGCATCAGCACGAGAGGTATTTGTGCAAGATGAACGAGGAGATCAAGGCGGTGCTGCAGCCCAGTGAAAACATCACGCCCAACAAGCAGGGGATGTTCACGGAGAAGCACGCCCATCTGCTCTCTTCCATTATCTCTGAGAAGGGCATTACCAGCCCCATTAACCCATACAAGGACCACATGTCAGTTCTCAAAGCATACTTTGCCATGAACATGGAGCCCAATTCAGAGGAACTACTGAAGATCTCCATAGCGGTCGGCCTTCCTCAGGAatttgtgaaagagtggtttGAGCAGAGAAAAGTCTATCAGTACGCCAATTCCAGAACTCCTCCTTTAGATAGGAACAGTATGCTGGAGGTGGGTCTCCCTACCACTAACCACACCCCCAACAAAGACTCCATGAACGCTCGGTCTCCGCTGTCTTTGATCAAACCAATGGACCGGATCACATCGCCCTCCATTGCCGAGCTCCACAACAACATTAACAACTGTGATGCTCCCCTCAGGCTCTCCAAAACCCCCCAGTTCCCAGGGTCTAAACAGCTCGGAGAGAAGTTGGACCACTCCAGAAGCAACACGCCGTCGCCTCTCAACCTATCCTCTGCCTCCTCCAAGAACTCCCACAGCAGCTCCTACACACCCAACAGTTTCACGTCCGAGGACTTGCAGGCTGAGCCACTGGACCTCTCGCTGCCGAAGTTCATGAGGGAACCCAAGTACGTGCTTACCATGAAGAGTCGGCCCAAGCTGAACAGCGTCCCCTTGGACCACAATCCCATTATGTCGCCCCGGGAACACCTGGAGGAGCCTCTGAACCTCGCCTACCTGTCCAAGAAGGAGTTCGGCAGCCCTAACGGCAACCTGGACAAAAGCACTAGCCCCATGTTCGGCATTAACCCCTTTGCAGGCAAACCCCTGTATACCTCCCTGCCGCCTCAGAACGCCTTCCCCCCGGCCACCTTCATGCCCCCGGTACAGGCCAGCCTCCCAGGTCTCCGGCCCTACCCCACACTGGACCAGATGGGCTTCCTTCCACACATGGCCTACACTTACGCCACGGGAGCGGCCAGCTTTGCCGAGATGCAGCAGCGAAGAAAGTACCAGCGGAAACCAGGGTTCCAG GGGGAGCTGCTCGACGGCACGCCAGACTATCTCTCCGGCCTGGATGACATGACAGACTCAGACGCCTGTCTGTCCCGGAAGAAGATTAAGAAAACAGAAAGTGGTATGTACGCGTGTGACCTTTGCGACAAAACATTCCAGAAGAGCAGTTCCCTCCTAAGACACAAATATGAGCACACAG GTAAACGGCCGCACCAGTGCCAGATCTGCAAGAAGGCGTTCAAACACAAGCACCACCTGATCGAGCACAGCCGGCTGCACTCCGGCGAGAAGCCGTACCAGTGCGACAAGTGCGGCAAGCGATTCTCTCACTCGGGCTCGTACTCGCAGCACATGAACCACCGCTACTCGTACTGCAAGCGCGAGGCGGAGGAGCGCGAGGCGGCCGAGCGCGAGGCGAGGGACAAGGGCCACCTGGAGCCCACCGAGCTCCTGATGAAGAGGGCGGCTTACCTGCAGGGCCTGAGCCCAGCCGGCTACCCGGAGCGGCCCGAACGCGAGCCCATCCTGAGGGACGGCATCAACGGGGGCGCCAGAGAGCGCACGGCCAAAGAGGTGGAGGAAGCGGGGGGCGTGGCTTACGGAAAGCTGGGCCGGAGGGAGGACGAGTtcgaggaggacgaggaggagagCGAAAACAAAAGCGTAGACACGGACCCTGACACGGCGCGAGACGAGGAGGAGGCCGCCGAGCACTCGATGGACGACAGCTCGATGGACGGCAAGACGGAAACCAAATCCGACCACGAGGACATCATCGAGGACGGCATGTAA
- the zeb2b gene encoding zinc finger E-box-binding homeobox 2b isoform X2 — MRQHIMADGPRCKRRKQANPRRKNVLNYENVVETGSETEEEDKLMVSEEDVLLNGVGSPASLANHEPAAPPSPRLGHALMSKAEEEDDEMRDSGVEHVWHDSDMLRASVDGTDELKDDFDSMGPDATLQPVGNGTVKSMDCTSEFEEFFAKRKMPDSESHVVSIAEYLQRGDTAIIYPEAPEEIARLGTPEATGPEENDLPPGTPDAFAQLLTCPYCDRGYKRLTSLKEHIKYRHEKNEENFSCPLCNYTFAYRTQLERHMTTHKPGRDQHQLLNQGAGNRKFKCTECGKAFKYKHHLKEHLRIHSGEKPYECPNCKKRFSHSGSYSSHISSKKCIGLITVNGRMRNNIKSGSSPTSASSSPTNTAITQLRHKLENGKPLGLHDQSNHLNIKSEPLDFNDYKLMMASHGYGTPGPFLNGGMGGGSPLGVHNSQSPLQHLGMSIEGQILGYPPLSNNLSEVQKVLQIVDNTVCRQKMDCKPEELSKLKAYMKELGSQIEEKKQGLGSPGGPQTGLPVVSHNGATKSIIDYTLEKVNEAKACLQSLNTDSKRQISNIKREKLNHTLDLGTEEKMHENNLMFTPFSCQYCKETFPGPIPLHQHERYLCKMNEEIKAVLQPSENITPNKQGMFTEKHAHLLSSIISEKGITSPINPYKDHMSVLKAYFAMNMEPNSEELLKISIAVGLPQEFVKEWFEQRKVYQYANSRTPPLDRNSMLEVGLPTTNHTPNKDSMNARSPLSLIKPMDRITSPSIAELHNNINNCDAPLRLSKTPQFPGSKQLGEKLDHSRSNTPSPLNLSSASSKNSHSSSYTPNSFTSEDLQAEPLDLSLPKFMREPKYVLTMKSRPKLNSVPLDHNPIMSPREHLEEPLNLAYLSKKEFGSPNGNLDKSTSPMFGINPFAGKPLYTSLPPQNAFPPATFMPPVQASLPGLRPYPTLDQMGFLPHMAYTYATGAASFAEMQQRRKYQRKPGFQGELLDGTPDYLSGLDDMTDSDACLSRKKIKKTESGKRPHQCQICKKAFKHKHHLIEHSRLHSGEKPYQCDKCGKRFSHSGSYSQHMNHRYSYCKREAEEREAAEREARDKGHLEPTELLMKRAAYLQGLSPAGYPERPEREPILRDGINGGARERTAKEVEEAGGVAYGKLGRREDEFEEDEEESENKSVDTDPDTARDEEEAAEHSMDDSSMDGKTETKSDHEDIIEDGM, encoded by the exons taTTGAACTATGAGAACGTGGTGGAGACGGGATCAGAGACAGAGGAAGAAGACAAGCTGATGGTGTCTGAGGAGGACGTCCTGCTAAACGGGGTCGGGAGCCCGGCCAGCTTGGCCAATCACGAGCCGGCAGCGCCCCCGTCGCCGAGGCTGGGACATGCGCTAATGTCGAAGGCTGAGGAAGAGGACGACGAAATGAGGGACAGCGGTGTGGAGCACGTTTGGCATGATAGTGACATGCTGAGAGCCTCAGTCGATGGTACCG ATGAACTAAAAGATGACTTTGACAGCATGGGGCCCGATGCCACTTTACAGCCAGTTGGGAACGGTACAG TAAAGAGCATGGACTGCACGTCCGAGTTCGAGGAGTTCTTCGCTAAGCGGAAGATGCCCGACAGCGAAAGTCACGTGGTCAGCATCGCCGAATACCTCCAGCGGGGCGACACGGCCATCATCTACCCCGAGGCTCCCGAGGAAATCGCCCGCCTGGGGACCCCCGAGGCCACGGGACCCGAAGAGAACG ACCTGCCACCTGGAACTCCAGATGCTTTTGCCCAACTGTTGACCTGCCCCTACTGTGACCGGGGCTACAAGCGCTTGACTTCCCTGAAGGAGCACATCAAGTACCGCCATGAGAAGAACGAGGAAAACTTCTCCTGCCCCCTGTGCAACTACACCTTTGCCTACCGCACTCAGCTGGAGAGACACATGACCACGCACAAGCCTGGACGCGATCAG CACCAACTGCTGAACCAGGGAGCTGGCAACCGCAAGTTCAAATGCACAGAATGTGGCAAGGCCTTCAAATACAAGCACCATCTGAAGGAGCACCTGCGGATCCACAGTG GTGAAAAGCCATACGAATGCCCAAACTGTAAGAAGCGCTTTTCTCACTCCGGCTCGTACAGCTCTCACATCAGTAGTAAGAAGTGCATCGGCCTGATTACGGTTAACGGCAGAATGAGGAACAATATAAAGTCTGGCTCCTCTCCGACCTCTGCTTCTTCTTCGCCCACCAACACCGCCATCACCCAGCTGAGACACAAGCTTGAGAACGGCAAGCCCCTTGGTCTGCACGACCAGTCCAACCACCTCAACATCAAATCCGAACCACTGGACTTCAATGACTACAAGCTAATGATGGCCTCTCACGGCTACGGTACACCTGGGCCTTTCCTCAATGGTGGGATGGGTGGAGGGAGCCCACTGGGTGTCCACAACTCCCAGAGTCCCCTGCAGCACTTAGGGATGAGCATTGAGGGACAGATTCTGGGGTACCCACCACTAAGCAACAACCTGAGCGAGGTGCAGAAGGTTCTCCAGATTGTCGATAACACAGTGTGTCGACAGAAGATGGACTGCAAGCCGGAAGAGCTCTCTAAGCTGAAGGCCTACATGAAGGAGCTGGGCTCCCAGATTGAGGAGAAGAAGCAGGGCCTGGGATCCCCTGGTGGCCCCCAGACAGGTCTTCCAGTCGTCAGTCACAACGGCGCCACCAAAAGCATCATCGACTACACACTAGAGAAGGTCAACGAAGCCAAAGCTTGCCTCCAAAGCTTGAATACAGACTCTAAGAGACAAATTAGCAATATCAAGAGGGAGAAGTTAAACCACACATTAGATTTAGGTACGGAGGAAAAGATGCACGAGAACAACCTTATGTTTACACCCTTTTCTTGCCAGTATTGCAAAGAAACCTTCCCAGGTCCCATTCCCTTGCATCAGCACGAGAGGTATTTGTGCAAGATGAACGAGGAGATCAAGGCGGTGCTGCAGCCCAGTGAAAACATCACGCCCAACAAGCAGGGGATGTTCACGGAGAAGCACGCCCATCTGCTCTCTTCCATTATCTCTGAGAAGGGCATTACCAGCCCCATTAACCCATACAAGGACCACATGTCAGTTCTCAAAGCATACTTTGCCATGAACATGGAGCCCAATTCAGAGGAACTACTGAAGATCTCCATAGCGGTCGGCCTTCCTCAGGAatttgtgaaagagtggtttGAGCAGAGAAAAGTCTATCAGTACGCCAATTCCAGAACTCCTCCTTTAGATAGGAACAGTATGCTGGAGGTGGGTCTCCCTACCACTAACCACACCCCCAACAAAGACTCCATGAACGCTCGGTCTCCGCTGTCTTTGATCAAACCAATGGACCGGATCACATCGCCCTCCATTGCCGAGCTCCACAACAACATTAACAACTGTGATGCTCCCCTCAGGCTCTCCAAAACCCCCCAGTTCCCAGGGTCTAAACAGCTCGGAGAGAAGTTGGACCACTCCAGAAGCAACACGCCGTCGCCTCTCAACCTATCCTCTGCCTCCTCCAAGAACTCCCACAGCAGCTCCTACACACCCAACAGTTTCACGTCCGAGGACTTGCAGGCTGAGCCACTGGACCTCTCGCTGCCGAAGTTCATGAGGGAACCCAAGTACGTGCTTACCATGAAGAGTCGGCCCAAGCTGAACAGCGTCCCCTTGGACCACAATCCCATTATGTCGCCCCGGGAACACCTGGAGGAGCCTCTGAACCTCGCCTACCTGTCCAAGAAGGAGTTCGGCAGCCCTAACGGCAACCTGGACAAAAGCACTAGCCCCATGTTCGGCATTAACCCCTTTGCAGGCAAACCCCTGTATACCTCCCTGCCGCCTCAGAACGCCTTCCCCCCGGCCACCTTCATGCCCCCGGTACAGGCCAGCCTCCCAGGTCTCCGGCCCTACCCCACACTGGACCAGATGGGCTTCCTTCCACACATGGCCTACACTTACGCCACGGGAGCGGCCAGCTTTGCCGAGATGCAGCAGCGAAGAAAGTACCAGCGGAAACCAGGGTTCCAG GGGGAGCTGCTCGACGGCACGCCAGACTATCTCTCCGGCCTGGATGACATGACAGACTCAGACGCCTGTCTGTCCCGGAAGAAGATTAAGAAAACAGAAAGTG GTAAACGGCCGCACCAGTGCCAGATCTGCAAGAAGGCGTTCAAACACAAGCACCACCTGATCGAGCACAGCCGGCTGCACTCCGGCGAGAAGCCGTACCAGTGCGACAAGTGCGGCAAGCGATTCTCTCACTCGGGCTCGTACTCGCAGCACATGAACCACCGCTACTCGTACTGCAAGCGCGAGGCGGAGGAGCGCGAGGCGGCCGAGCGCGAGGCGAGGGACAAGGGCCACCTGGAGCCCACCGAGCTCCTGATGAAGAGGGCGGCTTACCTGCAGGGCCTGAGCCCAGCCGGCTACCCGGAGCGGCCCGAACGCGAGCCCATCCTGAGGGACGGCATCAACGGGGGCGCCAGAGAGCGCACGGCCAAAGAGGTGGAGGAAGCGGGGGGCGTGGCTTACGGAAAGCTGGGCCGGAGGGAGGACGAGTtcgaggaggacgaggaggagagCGAAAACAAAAGCGTAGACACGGACCCTGACACGGCGCGAGACGAGGAGGAGGCCGCCGAGCACTCGATGGACGACAGCTCGATGGACGGCAAGACGGAAACCAAATCCGACCACGAGGACATCATCGAGGACGGCATGTAA
- the zeb2b gene encoding zinc finger E-box-binding homeobox 2b isoform X3 yields MVSEEDVLLNGVGSPASLANHEPAAPPSPRLGHALMSKAEEEDDEMRDSGVEHVWHDSDMLRASVDGTDELKDDFDSMGPDATLQPVGNGTVKSMDCTSEFEEFFAKRKMPDSESHVVSIAEYLQRGDTAIIYPEAPEEIARLGTPEATGPEENDLPPGTPDAFAQLLTCPYCDRGYKRLTSLKEHIKYRHEKNEENFSCPLCNYTFAYRTQLERHMTTHKPGRDQHQLLNQGAGNRKFKCTECGKAFKYKHHLKEHLRIHSGEKPYECPNCKKRFSHSGSYSSHISSKKCIGLITVNGRMRNNIKSGSSPTSASSSPTNTAITQLRHKLENGKPLGLHDQSNHLNIKSEPLDFNDYKLMMASHGYGTPGPFLNGGMGGGSPLGVHNSQSPLQHLGMSIEGQILGYPPLSNNLSEVQKVLQIVDNTVCRQKMDCKPEELSKLKAYMKELGSQIEEKKQGLGSPGGPQTGLPVVSHNGATKSIIDYTLEKVNEAKACLQSLNTDSKRQISNIKREKLNHTLDLGTEEKMHENNLMFTPFSCQYCKETFPGPIPLHQHERYLCKMNEEIKAVLQPSENITPNKQGMFTEKHAHLLSSIISEKGITSPINPYKDHMSVLKAYFAMNMEPNSEELLKISIAVGLPQEFVKEWFEQRKVYQYANSRTPPLDRNSMLEVGLPTTNHTPNKDSMNARSPLSLIKPMDRITSPSIAELHNNINNCDAPLRLSKTPQFPGSKQLGEKLDHSRSNTPSPLNLSSASSKNSHSSSYTPNSFTSEDLQAEPLDLSLPKFMREPKYVLTMKSRPKLNSVPLDHNPIMSPREHLEEPLNLAYLSKKEFGSPNGNLDKSTSPMFGINPFAGKPLYTSLPPQNAFPPATFMPPVQASLPGLRPYPTLDQMGFLPHMAYTYATGAASFAEMQQRRKYQRKPGFQGELLDGTPDYLSGLDDMTDSDACLSRKKIKKTESGMYACDLCDKTFQKSSSLLRHKYEHTGKRPHQCQICKKAFKHKHHLIEHSRLHSGEKPYQCDKCGKRFSHSGSYSQHMNHRYSYCKREAEEREAAEREARDKGHLEPTELLMKRAAYLQGLSPAGYPERPEREPILRDGINGGARERTAKEVEEAGGVAYGKLGRREDEFEEDEEESENKSVDTDPDTARDEEEAAEHSMDDSSMDGKTETKSDHEDIIEDGM; encoded by the exons ATGGTGTCTGAGGAGGACGTCCTGCTAAACGGGGTCGGGAGCCCGGCCAGCTTGGCCAATCACGAGCCGGCAGCGCCCCCGTCGCCGAGGCTGGGACATGCGCTAATGTCGAAGGCTGAGGAAGAGGACGACGAAATGAGGGACAGCGGTGTGGAGCACGTTTGGCATGATAGTGACATGCTGAGAGCCTCAGTCGATGGTACCG ATGAACTAAAAGATGACTTTGACAGCATGGGGCCCGATGCCACTTTACAGCCAGTTGGGAACGGTACAG TAAAGAGCATGGACTGCACGTCCGAGTTCGAGGAGTTCTTCGCTAAGCGGAAGATGCCCGACAGCGAAAGTCACGTGGTCAGCATCGCCGAATACCTCCAGCGGGGCGACACGGCCATCATCTACCCCGAGGCTCCCGAGGAAATCGCCCGCCTGGGGACCCCCGAGGCCACGGGACCCGAAGAGAACG ACCTGCCACCTGGAACTCCAGATGCTTTTGCCCAACTGTTGACCTGCCCCTACTGTGACCGGGGCTACAAGCGCTTGACTTCCCTGAAGGAGCACATCAAGTACCGCCATGAGAAGAACGAGGAAAACTTCTCCTGCCCCCTGTGCAACTACACCTTTGCCTACCGCACTCAGCTGGAGAGACACATGACCACGCACAAGCCTGGACGCGATCAG CACCAACTGCTGAACCAGGGAGCTGGCAACCGCAAGTTCAAATGCACAGAATGTGGCAAGGCCTTCAAATACAAGCACCATCTGAAGGAGCACCTGCGGATCCACAGTG GTGAAAAGCCATACGAATGCCCAAACTGTAAGAAGCGCTTTTCTCACTCCGGCTCGTACAGCTCTCACATCAGTAGTAAGAAGTGCATCGGCCTGATTACGGTTAACGGCAGAATGAGGAACAATATAAAGTCTGGCTCCTCTCCGACCTCTGCTTCTTCTTCGCCCACCAACACCGCCATCACCCAGCTGAGACACAAGCTTGAGAACGGCAAGCCCCTTGGTCTGCACGACCAGTCCAACCACCTCAACATCAAATCCGAACCACTGGACTTCAATGACTACAAGCTAATGATGGCCTCTCACGGCTACGGTACACCTGGGCCTTTCCTCAATGGTGGGATGGGTGGAGGGAGCCCACTGGGTGTCCACAACTCCCAGAGTCCCCTGCAGCACTTAGGGATGAGCATTGAGGGACAGATTCTGGGGTACCCACCACTAAGCAACAACCTGAGCGAGGTGCAGAAGGTTCTCCAGATTGTCGATAACACAGTGTGTCGACAGAAGATGGACTGCAAGCCGGAAGAGCTCTCTAAGCTGAAGGCCTACATGAAGGAGCTGGGCTCCCAGATTGAGGAGAAGAAGCAGGGCCTGGGATCCCCTGGTGGCCCCCAGACAGGTCTTCCAGTCGTCAGTCACAACGGCGCCACCAAAAGCATCATCGACTACACACTAGAGAAGGTCAACGAAGCCAAAGCTTGCCTCCAAAGCTTGAATACAGACTCTAAGAGACAAATTAGCAATATCAAGAGGGAGAAGTTAAACCACACATTAGATTTAGGTACGGAGGAAAAGATGCACGAGAACAACCTTATGTTTACACCCTTTTCTTGCCAGTATTGCAAAGAAACCTTCCCAGGTCCCATTCCCTTGCATCAGCACGAGAGGTATTTGTGCAAGATGAACGAGGAGATCAAGGCGGTGCTGCAGCCCAGTGAAAACATCACGCCCAACAAGCAGGGGATGTTCACGGAGAAGCACGCCCATCTGCTCTCTTCCATTATCTCTGAGAAGGGCATTACCAGCCCCATTAACCCATACAAGGACCACATGTCAGTTCTCAAAGCATACTTTGCCATGAACATGGAGCCCAATTCAGAGGAACTACTGAAGATCTCCATAGCGGTCGGCCTTCCTCAGGAatttgtgaaagagtggtttGAGCAGAGAAAAGTCTATCAGTACGCCAATTCCAGAACTCCTCCTTTAGATAGGAACAGTATGCTGGAGGTGGGTCTCCCTACCACTAACCACACCCCCAACAAAGACTCCATGAACGCTCGGTCTCCGCTGTCTTTGATCAAACCAATGGACCGGATCACATCGCCCTCCATTGCCGAGCTCCACAACAACATTAACAACTGTGATGCTCCCCTCAGGCTCTCCAAAACCCCCCAGTTCCCAGGGTCTAAACAGCTCGGAGAGAAGTTGGACCACTCCAGAAGCAACACGCCGTCGCCTCTCAACCTATCCTCTGCCTCCTCCAAGAACTCCCACAGCAGCTCCTACACACCCAACAGTTTCACGTCCGAGGACTTGCAGGCTGAGCCACTGGACCTCTCGCTGCCGAAGTTCATGAGGGAACCCAAGTACGTGCTTACCATGAAGAGTCGGCCCAAGCTGAACAGCGTCCCCTTGGACCACAATCCCATTATGTCGCCCCGGGAACACCTGGAGGAGCCTCTGAACCTCGCCTACCTGTCCAAGAAGGAGTTCGGCAGCCCTAACGGCAACCTGGACAAAAGCACTAGCCCCATGTTCGGCATTAACCCCTTTGCAGGCAAACCCCTGTATACCTCCCTGCCGCCTCAGAACGCCTTCCCCCCGGCCACCTTCATGCCCCCGGTACAGGCCAGCCTCCCAGGTCTCCGGCCCTACCCCACACTGGACCAGATGGGCTTCCTTCCACACATGGCCTACACTTACGCCACGGGAGCGGCCAGCTTTGCCGAGATGCAGCAGCGAAGAAAGTACCAGCGGAAACCAGGGTTCCAG GGGGAGCTGCTCGACGGCACGCCAGACTATCTCTCCGGCCTGGATGACATGACAGACTCAGACGCCTGTCTGTCCCGGAAGAAGATTAAGAAAACAGAAAGTGGTATGTACGCGTGTGACCTTTGCGACAAAACATTCCAGAAGAGCAGTTCCCTCCTAAGACACAAATATGAGCACACAG GTAAACGGCCGCACCAGTGCCAGATCTGCAAGAAGGCGTTCAAACACAAGCACCACCTGATCGAGCACAGCCGGCTGCACTCCGGCGAGAAGCCGTACCAGTGCGACAAGTGCGGCAAGCGATTCTCTCACTCGGGCTCGTACTCGCAGCACATGAACCACCGCTACTCGTACTGCAAGCGCGAGGCGGAGGAGCGCGAGGCGGCCGAGCGCGAGGCGAGGGACAAGGGCCACCTGGAGCCCACCGAGCTCCTGATGAAGAGGGCGGCTTACCTGCAGGGCCTGAGCCCAGCCGGCTACCCGGAGCGGCCCGAACGCGAGCCCATCCTGAGGGACGGCATCAACGGGGGCGCCAGAGAGCGCACGGCCAAAGAGGTGGAGGAAGCGGGGGGCGTGGCTTACGGAAAGCTGGGCCGGAGGGAGGACGAGTtcgaggaggacgaggaggagagCGAAAACAAAAGCGTAGACACGGACCCTGACACGGCGCGAGACGAGGAGGAGGCCGCCGAGCACTCGATGGACGACAGCTCGATGGACGGCAAGACGGAAACCAAATCCGACCACGAGGACATCATCGAGGACGGCATGTAA